The genomic window TTCGTCGCGAGGTCAGCCGCATCCTGCGCATCTGGGGCCAGACCCTGGTACCGCCAGCCATCACCATGACCCTGTACTTCCTGATCTTCGGCGGCCTGATCGGCTCCAAGATCGGGCAGATGGGTGGCTACAGCTACATGCAGTTCATCGTGCCGGGCCTGGTGATGATGAGCGTGATCCAGAACAGCTACGGCAACATCAGCTCCTCGTTCTTCGGCGCCAAGTTCGGCCGGCATATCGAAGAACTGCTGGTCAGCCCGATGCCGAACTGGGTGATCCTGGGCGGCTATGTGGCCGGCGCGGTACTGCGTGGCCTGATGGTGGGCGTGATCGTGCTGATCATCGCCATGTTCTTCACCCCGGTGCGCATCCCGCATCCGCTGGTGACGCTGAGCACGGTGCTGCTGGGCGCCACGATCTTCTCGCTGGCCGGCTTCATCAACGCCGTCTATGCGAAGAAGTTCGACGACGTGGCGATCGTGCCGACCTTCATCCTGACCCCGCTGACCTACCTGGGCGGCGTGTTCTACTCGGTGACTTTGCTGCCGGGTTGGGCACAGGCGATGACCCATGCCAACCCGATCTTCTACATGGTCAACGCGTTCCGCTACGGCCTGCTGGGCAGCAGCGACGTGCCGTTGTGGGTGTCGTATGCCTTGATGCTGGGCTTCGTAGTCGCGCTCACCAGCCTGGCCTTGTGGCTGCTGCGACGCGGCGTAGGCCTGCGCAGCTGAAAGAAGGCGCCGAAAGGCGCCTTCTTTTTGTTTTTATTTTGGCTTTGTGGGAGCGGCGTAAGCCGCGAAGCTCGTGCAACATCAGCCCAGGATGGCTCTGCAACCAACATATCGCGGGCGATGTTCTCTGCGGCCGGACGCAATATCAGCTTCGCGGCTCACGCCGCTCCTACAACACCCCGAGCACCTATGATGGCTCCACTCCCCTTTGGTTGATGGATATCCAAGCGATGCGCATCCTGATTCTCGGTGCTGGTGGTACTGGTGGTTACTTTGGTGGTCGGCTGGCCCAGGCCGGCATTGATGTCACTTTTCTGGTGCGGCCCAACCGCGCTGCGCAGCTGGACCGCGATGGCCTGGTGATTCGCAGCCCGCTCGGCGATGCCGCGTTTCCGGTCGCCCACGTCACGGCCGAGACCTTGCCGCAACTGGCAAAGGAAAATCCCTTCGATCTGGTCATCCTCAGCTGCAAGGCCTATGACCTGGACAGTTCGATCGACGCGATCGCGCCTGCGGTAGCTGCCACCACCACGGTGCTGCCCATCCTCAATGGCCTGCGCCACTACGCGGTGCTGGATGCACGCTTCGGACCCGAGCGCGTGCTCGGCGGGCTGTGCTTCATCAGCGCGACCAAGGCCGAGGATGGCGCGGTGCTGCACCTGGACAAGCCGGCCAAGCTGACCTTCGGCGAACGTGATGGCGTAGCTGACAGCGCGCGCGTGACCGCCTTGGCCAAGGCCTGCGAACAGGCCGGCATCGATCACGTCGCCTCGGCCGACATCGCCCAGGAGCAATGGATCAAATACAGCTTCCTGACCGCACTGGCCGCCGGCACCTGCCTGATGCGCGCCGATGTAGGCACCATCGTCGCCAGCGACCACGGCAGCGCTTTCATGCAAGCCTTGTATGCGGAATGCCTGGCGGTCGCCGCGCAGGCCGGCCAGCCGATTCCGGCGAAGGCACAGGAGATCGCGCTGGGTGCCATCACCAAACCCGGCTCACCGATCAAGGCGTCGATGCTGCGTGACCTGGAAGCCGGTCAACGCGTGGAAGCCGCGCATATCGTCGGTGACATGCTGGGCCGGGCGCTGGCCGCCGGGCAAGCCGCACCGCTGCTGCAGGCGGCGTATTGCCACCTGCAGGCCTACGAGGCCCAGCGCGCGGTTTGAAGCCGGCGCCTGCGCTCAGACCGGCGGCAGGCGGAAGAAGGCACGGGTCGCCGCGGTCGCATTGGCCGCGGTAACAGCCACATCCTCGCCGCGGTCGCGTGCAAGTTCTTCGACGATATGCGACAGGAACGCCGGCTCGTTGCGGCGGTCCTTGGGCAGCGGCCGCATCGTGCGCGGCAGCAGGTAGGGCGCGTCGGTCTCGATCATCAGCCGCTCGGCGGGGATGTGTTTGACCAGCTCGCGCAGGTGCGCACCACGGCGTTCGTCGCACAGCCAGCCGGTGATGCCGATGTACCAATCGCGGTCCAGGTAATCGAACAACTCGCGACGCTCGGCGGTGAAGCAATGCACCACCGCCGGGCCGAGCTTGCCGTCGAAGTTCTTCATCATCGCCAGGAAGTCATCGTGGGCATCGCGCTGGTGCAGGAACAAGGGCTTGCCCACGCCATCAACTGCCAGGTCCACGGCAATCTGCAACTGCTGCTCGAAGGCCTTGCGCTGGGCCGGACGCGGCGAGAAATCGCGGTTGTAGTCCAGCCCACACTCGCCCACCGCCACCACCTCCGGGTGTGCCTGCAGCGCGCGCATTTCGGCATCGCATTCGTCGGTGTATTCACTGGCGTGATGCGGATGCACGCCGGCGGTGGCGTACAGGAAACCGGGATGGCGCTGCGCCATTGCCAGCGCCATCGGCGAATGCTCGCGGCTGGCGCCGGTGATCACCATCTGCACCACGCCGGCGGCCTTGGCGCGCTCCAGCACCGCGTCCAGGTCGCGATCAAAGGATTCGTGGGTGAGGTTGGCGCCGATGTCGATCAGTTGCATTGAGCTGGAAATAGGCAGACAGAAAACGTGATTGTAGAGGTTTGGTTCCAACCCAGCCCCCGAACCATGAACGAAGCCCGGTAGCCCGGGTAAGCGCAGCGCACCCGGGGCAGTTTGCTGAATCGCAGGGACCGCGCGAAAAGCCCCGGGTGCGCTGCGCTTACCCGGGCTACGGGCTTACCCGGGCTACGGGCTTACCCGGGCTACGCGGCTACCGGGCGCTTGGCGCGTGCGGCTTCTACAATGCGCCGATGGCAACTGCATTCCCCA from Stenotrophomonas nitritireducens includes these protein-coding regions:
- a CDS encoding ABC transporter permease, with amino-acid sequence MSTPVPVTDSSRNWVALGTIVRREVSRILRIWGQTLVPPAITMTLYFLIFGGLIGSKIGQMGGYSYMQFIVPGLVMMSVIQNSYGNISSSFFGAKFGRHIEELLVSPMPNWVILGGYVAGAVLRGLMVGVIVLIIAMFFTPVRIPHPLVTLSTVLLGATIFSLAGFINAVYAKKFDDVAIVPTFILTPLTYLGGVFYSVTLLPGWAQAMTHANPIFYMVNAFRYGLLGSSDVPLWVSYALMLGFVVALTSLALWLLRRGVGLRS
- the panE gene encoding 2-dehydropantoate 2-reductase produces the protein MRILILGAGGTGGYFGGRLAQAGIDVTFLVRPNRAAQLDRDGLVIRSPLGDAAFPVAHVTAETLPQLAKENPFDLVILSCKAYDLDSSIDAIAPAVAATTTVLPILNGLRHYAVLDARFGPERVLGGLCFISATKAEDGAVLHLDKPAKLTFGERDGVADSARVTALAKACEQAGIDHVASADIAQEQWIKYSFLTALAAGTCLMRADVGTIVASDHGSAFMQALYAECLAVAAQAGQPIPAKAQEIALGAITKPGSPIKASMLRDLEAGQRVEAAHIVGDMLGRALAAGQAAPLLQAAYCHLQAYEAQRAV
- a CDS encoding TatD family hydrolase, coding for MQLIDIGANLTHESFDRDLDAVLERAKAAGVVQMVITGASREHSPMALAMAQRHPGFLYATAGVHPHHASEYTDECDAEMRALQAHPEVVAVGECGLDYNRDFSPRPAQRKAFEQQLQIAVDLAVDGVGKPLFLHQRDAHDDFLAMMKNFDGKLGPAVVHCFTAERRELFDYLDRDWYIGITGWLCDERRGAHLRELVKHIPAERLMIETDAPYLLPRTMRPLPKDRRNEPAFLSHIVEELARDRGEDVAVTAANATAATRAFFRLPPV